The Paenibacillus uliginis N3/975 genome has a window encoding:
- a CDS encoding endonuclease MutS2 → MDDKILHTLEYRKILNTLSQYTQTSMGKATTEQLKPSVQLDDVKQLLAATDQAYTVDRLKGSPSFGGITDITDSLKRARIGGTLSPHELLAVANTIMGSRRLKRFIAQIHEDEPVEILYNLSDLISEQKSLEDGIKACIDESAEVMDSASSELSQIRRELRNGEVRIREKLDGMIRSQSVSKMLQDQLITIRGDRFVIPVKAEYRSYFGGIVHDQSGSGATLFIEPESIVAMNNKLRETRMKEEREIEVILQKLTALVGDQADLLSIDIDITGQLDFIFAKARLAHVMKASLPRMNDRGYLKLKKGRHPLIPIDQVVPIDVELGNSYTSIIVTGPNTGGKTVTLKTIGLLNLMAMSGMFIPAEEGSQMCVFDAIYADIGDEQSIEQSLSTFSSHMTNIIRILKNMTPKSLVLLDEVGAGTDPAEGSALAIAILEHIHRMECRMIATTHYSELKAYAYERKGIINASMEFDINTLSPTYRLLIGVPGRSNAFAIAERLGLPGMILDYARGEVKEEDQRVEHMIASLEENRHAAETERMKAEVLRKEMEELRSRHNHELAKLEEQRDKWVEKARQDAKKIVDKARSEAEDIITDLRKLAQEEGASVKEHKLIAARKRLDEAEPEQKRKTAGKRSATERRSIEPGDEVMVYSLNQKGHVVELAGPKEALVQLGIMKMKVSLEDLELVSAPASAKKPQGQRHVTTLKRTRDENIRKELDLRGANLEEALIEVDRFMDEAFLGNLGQVSIIHGKGTGILRTGIQDYLRKHKHVKTYRLGNYGEGGTGVTIAELK, encoded by the coding sequence TTGGATGACAAGATTTTGCATACGTTGGAATATCGAAAAATTTTAAATACATTGTCACAATACACCCAAACTTCCATGGGTAAGGCAACAACGGAACAGTTGAAGCCATCGGTCCAATTAGACGACGTTAAACAGCTGCTTGCGGCTACTGACCAGGCCTACACGGTAGACCGGTTGAAAGGAAGCCCATCGTTTGGCGGAATAACGGATATTACAGACTCGCTGAAACGTGCCCGGATCGGCGGAACACTCAGTCCCCATGAACTGCTGGCTGTAGCGAATACCATCATGGGGTCGCGCCGACTAAAGCGATTTATTGCGCAGATCCATGAAGACGAACCCGTTGAAATTTTATATAACCTGAGTGATTTGATTTCGGAACAAAAGTCGTTGGAAGATGGCATCAAGGCATGTATAGACGAAAGTGCTGAAGTTATGGATTCGGCCAGTTCGGAACTGTCTCAAATCCGTCGTGAACTGAGAAATGGAGAGGTACGTATCCGTGAAAAGCTCGACGGTATGATCCGCTCACAGTCGGTATCCAAGATGCTGCAGGATCAACTTATAACGATCCGGGGAGATCGTTTTGTTATCCCGGTAAAAGCGGAATATCGTTCTTATTTCGGCGGGATTGTACATGATCAGTCCGGATCGGGAGCAACTTTGTTTATTGAACCGGAGTCCATCGTAGCGATGAACAACAAGCTGCGTGAGACGCGTATGAAAGAAGAACGAGAAATTGAAGTGATTTTACAAAAATTAACCGCTCTGGTTGGCGATCAGGCCGATCTGCTCAGTATCGATATTGATATTACCGGTCAGCTTGATTTTATCTTTGCCAAAGCCCGGCTGGCTCATGTTATGAAGGCCTCCTTGCCACGTATGAATGACCGTGGTTATTTGAAACTTAAAAAAGGCCGGCATCCGCTTATTCCGATCGACCAGGTCGTTCCGATTGATGTGGAATTGGGTAACTCATACACGTCCATCATCGTTACTGGTCCGAATACGGGCGGTAAGACCGTTACGCTCAAAACCATTGGATTGCTCAATCTGATGGCGATGTCCGGCATGTTCATACCGGCCGAGGAAGGAAGCCAGATGTGTGTGTTTGATGCGATTTACGCAGACATCGGTGACGAGCAGAGCATTGAGCAAAGCCTAAGTACCTTCTCCAGCCATATGACGAATATTATCCGGATTTTGAAAAATATGACTCCGAAAAGTCTGGTGCTGCTGGATGAGGTCGGTGCGGGAACGGATCCGGCTGAAGGGTCAGCTCTGGCTATAGCTATTCTGGAGCACATTCACCGGATGGAATGCCGGATGATTGCCACAACCCACTACTCTGAGTTGAAGGCGTATGCTTACGAACGAAAAGGGATCATTAATGCCAGCATGGAGTTTGACATTAATACACTGAGTCCAACCTACCGCCTTCTGATCGGTGTTCCGGGTCGAAGTAACGCTTTTGCCATTGCAGAACGGCTTGGTCTTCCGGGGATGATTCTGGATTATGCCCGCGGTGAAGTGAAAGAAGAAGATCAGCGGGTAGAGCATATGATTGCATCTCTTGAAGAGAATCGTCATGCAGCTGAGACCGAGCGTATGAAGGCAGAAGTTCTTCGTAAAGAAATGGAGGAACTGCGGAGCCGGCATAATCACGAACTTGCAAAGCTTGAGGAACAGCGGGATAAATGGGTTGAAAAGGCCCGTCAGGATGCCAAGAAGATTGTGGATAAAGCCCGGAGCGAAGCAGAAGATATTATTACAGATCTGCGTAAACTCGCTCAAGAAGAGGGTGCTTCGGTTAAAGAACATAAACTTATTGCGGCGCGTAAACGTCTGGATGAAGCAGAGCCTGAGCAGAAACGGAAGACGGCTGGAAAGCGCAGCGCCACCGAGAGACGTTCGATCGAACCTGGTGACGAGGTTATGGTATACAGCCTCAATCAGAAAGGCCATGTCGTTGAACTGGCTGGCCCCAAAGAAGCTCTTGTCCAGCTGGGCATTATGAAGATGAAGGTATCTTTAGAGGATCTGGAGCTTGTGTCCGCTCCGGCATCTGCCAAGAAACCCCAAGGTCAACGTCATGTTACGACACTGAAGCGTACCCGTGATGAAAATATCCGTAAAGAGCTTGATCTTCGCGGGGCGAACCTGGAAGAAGCTCTCATCGAAGTGGACCGGTTTATGGATGAAGCGTTTTTGGGCAATCTTGGCCAAGTTTCTATCATCCACGGCAAAGGGACGGGAATTTTACGGACAGGTATTCAGGATTATTTGCGGAAACATAAGCATGTAAAAACCTACCGTCTTGGAAATTACGGGGAAGGCGGAACAGGGGTTACGATTGCGGAACTGAAATAG
- a CDS encoding DUF350 domain-containing protein, producing the protein MMESIDQLLEHPVGVLVGYFSVAILALIVYLACFEVVTKYNCWDEIRKGNVAAAMATGGKIFGICNVMRYSIESNTSVYDMIKWSFLGFILLLAAYLLLEFLTPVFSVDEEIGKDNRAVGLIVLIITVSLSYVIGASIM; encoded by the coding sequence ATGATGGAGAGTATTGATCAGTTGCTGGAACACCCTGTGGGTGTTCTTGTCGGCTATTTCTCGGTTGCGATTTTAGCGTTGATCGTATATTTGGCCTGCTTTGAGGTGGTCACAAAATACAATTGCTGGGATGAAATTCGAAAAGGAAATGTTGCTGCAGCGATGGCTACCGGCGGCAAAATATTCGGCATATGTAATGTAATGCGGTATAGTATTGAGTCCAATACGTCCGTTTATGATATGATCAAATGGTCCTTCTTGGGGTTCATTTTGCTGTTAGCTGCGTATTTACTGCTCGAGTTTTTGACACCGGTGTTTTCAGTAGATGAAGAAATCGGCAAAGATAATCGGGCGGTTGGATTGATTGTTCTGATCATTACCGTGTCCTTGTCATATGTAATAGGCGCGAGCATTATGTAA
- a CDS encoding MFS transporter, with product MKAPKDRQVVLLLAVNGMFVLAGALSGTFLNIYFWKSRQDYLMIAWFTMAQQIALGLTFWIAGKWVKEGNKMNALRLGIAVSGLFYLFILGTGQNAVHYIWPLGLLLGTSLGLFWLAFNVVYFEVTDAGNRDWFNGWVGLLGSMIGILGPWVSGWLITLLHGEKGYRLIFTMSMVIFGCTVLLSFFLKKREVSGQYDWIEGIKRLKEVDGTWRFAMGGLVMQGIREGVFSFLIFLLVYSATSQEAKVGQFMLITSAVSLVSYWAAGKWFKPAYRSYGMLVGAIIMLLVILPLLWKVNYTTLLILGVGTSLFIPLYMLPAISVSFDLMGTNRNNAEKRVELVVVREISLMVGRIAGLLIFIGVLSFRQDPLTVTLLLLVLGMSPIGTWVFMRKIMKSRQPAA from the coding sequence ATGAAAGCGCCTAAGGACCGCCAAGTGGTTCTCTTGTTGGCGGTAAACGGTATGTTTGTACTAGCTGGCGCATTGTCAGGAACTTTTCTGAACATATATTTTTGGAAAAGCAGACAGGATTACTTGATGATCGCCTGGTTCACGATGGCGCAGCAGATCGCGCTGGGATTGACGTTTTGGATTGCGGGCAAGTGGGTGAAGGAAGGTAATAAAATGAACGCACTTCGGCTGGGAATCGCCGTGTCAGGTTTGTTTTATTTGTTTATTCTGGGTACCGGACAGAATGCGGTTCATTATATTTGGCCGCTGGGCCTGCTGTTGGGAACGTCTCTGGGATTATTTTGGCTTGCATTTAACGTTGTTTATTTTGAGGTGACAGACGCTGGGAATCGCGATTGGTTCAATGGCTGGGTCGGTTTGCTTGGATCTATGATCGGAATATTAGGTCCATGGGTATCTGGCTGGCTGATCACATTGCTGCATGGTGAGAAAGGATACCGGTTAATTTTCACCATGTCTATGGTTATATTCGGCTGCACAGTCCTGCTCAGTTTTTTTCTCAAAAAGAGAGAAGTCAGCGGCCAATATGACTGGATTGAAGGAATTAAACGATTAAAGGAAGTTGACGGAACCTGGCGCTTTGCCATGGGCGGGTTGGTCATGCAGGGAATTCGAGAGGGCGTGTTCTCCTTTCTCATCTTTCTACTTGTGTATTCAGCAACAAGTCAGGAAGCCAAAGTTGGACAATTTATGCTCATCACTTCTGCAGTATCACTGGTCAGCTACTGGGCTGCAGGGAAATGGTTTAAGCCGGCTTACCGAAGCTACGGAATGCTGGTGGGGGCCATAATCATGCTGCTTGTGATCTTACCGCTGCTGTGGAAGGTAAACTACACGACCCTTCTTATTCTAGGCGTAGGCACATCTTTATTTATACCATTGTACATGCTCCCGGCGATCTCGGTCAGTTTTGATCTGATGGGAACGAACCGCAATAATGCGGAGAAAAGAGTGGAGCTTGTTGTTGTAAGAGAAATCAGCCTGATGGTCGGAAGAATAGCTGGTCTTCTTATATTCATCGGTGTGTTATCTTTCCGGCAGGATCCCTTGACCGTCACGCTGCTGTTGTTAGTGCTGGGTATGTCACCTATAGGAACTTGGGTGTTTATGCGAAAAATTATGAAAAGCCGGCAGCCAGCCGCTTAA
- a CDS encoding NAD(P)/FAD-dependent oxidoreductase — translation MKLTGGNTPWSGQDIQRFSQLESNLSCDVLVIGGGISGALVSYILSKQGADTILLEKGCIGKGSTSANTGLLHFMNDDTLTELIQTLGEHKGTGFYRMCERSVNRLSEIASSLSVDTEFRHRSSLYYASTEDDAGKIRNEYDTLTRHGFNVEYWDRQTIKSHFPFSKPAAIYTQRDAEVNPYKLVHGLVSDAVHQGLRVFEHSGTENIEYSDNGATVKTKHGSIHARILIWAAGYETQEWKPDRIASLKSTYAIMTEPIQDLSSWYERALIWESSRPYLYMRTTQDNRIMAGGLDEPLHESGCPDVNLTTRSRRLLKDIHDLFPELGKISVACSWAGVFASTQDGIPLIGRHPHFPHSYFIEGYGGSGTVYSMLAADLLAEVANGSEPEELNWFSLTRSLKTNSSCN, via the coding sequence ATGAAGTTAACCGGAGGCAATACGCCATGGAGCGGCCAAGATATTCAGCGTTTCTCTCAGCTGGAGAGCAATCTCTCATGTGATGTGCTGGTCATAGGAGGCGGTATAAGTGGTGCGCTCGTATCTTATATTTTGTCCAAGCAGGGAGCAGATACAATTCTGCTTGAAAAAGGGTGCATCGGAAAAGGCAGCACTTCAGCCAATACCGGACTTCTTCACTTTATGAACGATGATACATTGACAGAGCTTATCCAAACGCTCGGAGAGCATAAAGGAACTGGCTTTTACAGAATGTGTGAAAGATCAGTAAACCGCTTGTCTGAAATCGCCAGCAGCCTTTCTGTCGATACGGAATTCAGGCATCGTAGCAGTCTCTATTATGCCAGCACGGAGGATGATGCGGGAAAAATACGCAATGAATACGATACACTTACTCGCCACGGCTTTAACGTCGAGTATTGGGATCGACAGACCATTAAGTCACACTTTCCATTTTCCAAACCTGCTGCTATATATACGCAAAGAGATGCTGAAGTGAATCCGTATAAGCTGGTACACGGCCTCGTCAGTGACGCTGTCCACCAAGGACTGCGGGTATTTGAGCACAGCGGTACCGAGAACATTGAATACTCAGACAATGGCGCCACTGTAAAAACAAAACACGGTAGCATCCACGCCAGGATTCTGATCTGGGCTGCCGGGTATGAAACACAGGAGTGGAAGCCAGACCGCATAGCATCACTGAAAAGTACCTATGCAATCATGACCGAGCCGATACAGGATTTATCCTCATGGTATGAACGCGCCTTAATTTGGGAGAGCAGCCGTCCTTATCTTTATATGCGCACAACGCAGGACAACCGGATCATGGCAGGTGGACTGGATGAACCACTTCATGAATCTGGATGTCCTGATGTGAATCTTACAACCCGAAGCCGACGCCTTCTGAAGGATATCCACGACCTTTTTCCTGAATTAGGAAAAATTTCAGTGGCTTGTTCTTGGGCCGGTGTTTTCGCTTCCACTCAGGATGGAATTCCTCTCATTGGCCGGCATCCTCATTTCCCTCACAGTTATTTTATTGAGGGCTATGGCGGCAGCGGGACAGTGTACAGCATGTTAGCTGCTGATCTGCTTGCGGAGGTGGCTAATGGCAGCGAGCCTGAAGAGCTGAATTGGTTCTCTCTAACCCGTTCATTAAAGACTAATTCTTCATGCAATTAA
- a CDS encoding spore coat protein translates to MPSPNEGSFLPEEDLLNTILDGLKRTVSEYTTATTESACPTVRSMFSNLTAETLKMQGEMYQLIEQQNQYAAPVPHAMKSDVDKQLQEMQNTVQQTRQLISQKTSGLAPTSHAPNVPMHQSNVQPTH, encoded by the coding sequence ATGCCATCCCCAAATGAGGGTTCCTTCCTGCCGGAAGAGGATTTGCTCAACACCATCTTGGATGGGTTGAAACGTACTGTAAGTGAATACACGACAGCAACAACGGAATCGGCATGCCCGACCGTTCGCAGTATGTTCAGTAATTTGACTGCCGAAACGCTCAAAATGCAAGGGGAAATGTACCAACTGATCGAACAGCAGAATCAGTATGCTGCTCCTGTGCCTCATGCCATGAAGAGTGATGTAGATAAGCAACTGCAGGAGATGCAAAACACAGTTCAGCAAACTCGTCAGCTCATTAGTCAAAAAACATCCGGGCTGGCTCCTACTTCACATGCTCCTAATGTACCTATGCATCAGTCCAACGTTCAACCTACACATTAA
- a CDS encoding Lrp/AsnC family transcriptional regulator, translating to MEELSELKLKVLDLLKEDARRSPALLSTLLGVEEEEVKVAIAELENDHVIVKYATIVNWGKVEEEKVTALIEVQITPERGRGFEGIAERIYLFPQVKSVYLMSGAYDLLVEVEGRNLREVANFVSEKLSPIDSVLSTKTNFILKKYKQDGIIYEERQEDNRLLISP from the coding sequence ATGGAAGAGCTAAGCGAATTGAAATTGAAAGTGCTTGACCTGTTGAAAGAGGACGCGAGAAGATCTCCGGCTCTCTTGTCTACTTTGCTCGGCGTAGAGGAAGAGGAAGTGAAGGTCGCAATTGCGGAACTGGAAAATGACCATGTTATCGTAAAATATGCGACGATCGTTAACTGGGGCAAGGTGGAGGAAGAAAAGGTCACCGCACTCATTGAAGTGCAGATTACACCAGAGCGCGGGAGAGGTTTTGAGGGAATTGCAGAGCGAATTTATTTATTTCCTCAAGTGAAATCCGTATATTTGATGTCAGGGGCGTATGATCTCCTTGTAGAAGTGGAAGGCCGTAATTTGAGAGAGGTTGCGAACTTTGTGTCTGAGAAGTTGTCACCCATTGACTCGGTGTTATCGACCAAAACGAATTTTATTCTTAAAAAATATAAACAAGACGGGATTATCTATGAAGAACGTCAAGAAGACAATCGTCTCCTGATCTCGCCGTAA
- a CDS encoding aminotransferase class I/II-fold pyridoxal phosphate-dependent enzyme: protein MIVNEEHLKENSRKPMDSYLAPLVRDIQPSGIRKFFDLVSGNKDIITLGVGEPDFVTPWHVREACMYSLERGFTGYTSNAGMPELREVIAKYLHDSFHVAYDPKDEIIVTVGGSEAIDLALRALIVPGDEILIPEPSYISYSPITSIGGGVSVGIETTAENHFKLTAEALEAKITPKSKILILCYPSNPTGTTMTYEDWLPIAKVVEKHDLIVISDEIYAELTYDGKHVSFASIPGMKDRTILVSGFSKAFAMTGWRMGYVCAHPDLISAMLKIHQYTVMCAPAMGQVAALEALTNGMEEKDRMMESYNQRRRLIVKGLCDIGLDCHEPQGAFYAFPSIKRTGLSSDEFAQRLLTEAKVAAVPGSVFGLGGEGFIRCSYATSISQLSEALERMGKFVEKLT, encoded by the coding sequence ATGATTGTGAACGAAGAGCATCTTAAAGAAAACAGCAGGAAGCCGATGGATTCCTATTTGGCACCATTGGTTCGTGATATTCAACCATCAGGTATTCGTAAGTTTTTTGATTTGGTAAGCGGCAATAAGGATATTATTACTCTTGGTGTTGGCGAGCCTGATTTTGTAACGCCATGGCATGTTCGTGAAGCATGTATGTATTCGCTGGAGCGGGGATTTACCGGTTATACCTCGAACGCAGGTATGCCTGAGCTGCGTGAAGTGATTGCCAAATATCTTCATGACAGCTTTCACGTTGCCTACGACCCGAAGGATGAGATCATCGTTACGGTTGGCGGAAGTGAAGCTATCGACTTGGCGCTGCGGGCACTCATCGTTCCAGGAGATGAAATTCTCATACCTGAACCATCCTATATTTCTTACTCACCGATTACGTCCATCGGCGGAGGGGTTTCTGTCGGAATTGAAACGACCGCGGAGAATCATTTTAAACTGACGGCTGAGGCGCTGGAAGCCAAGATTACGCCGAAATCCAAAATATTGATTTTGTGTTATCCTAGCAATCCGACAGGCACAACGATGACCTATGAAGATTGGCTTCCAATTGCCAAGGTTGTAGAGAAGCATGATTTGATTGTGATTTCGGATGAGATCTATGCTGAATTAACCTATGATGGAAAACACGTCAGCTTCGCATCGATTCCAGGTATGAAGGATCGTACTATCTTGGTCAGCGGCTTTTCGAAAGCTTTTGCAATGACCGGCTGGAGAATGGGTTATGTTTGTGCTCATCCGGATCTGATCAGTGCTATGCTAAAAATACATCAGTATACGGTAATGTGTGCGCCTGCTATGGGACAAGTGGCTGCGCTTGAAGCACTTACCAACGGTATGGAGGAGAAGGACCGGATGATGGAGTCCTACAACCAGCGCCGTAGACTGATCGTTAAAGGCTTGTGTGATATCGGATTGGACTGTCACGAGCCACAGGGAGCGTTCTATGCTTTTCCAAGCATTAAACGTACCGGCTTGTCTTCGGATGAATTTGCCCAGCGCCTGCTGACGGAAGCTAAAGTTGCCGCTGTTCCAGGTTCCGTATTCGGACTTGGCGGTGAAGGTTTTATCCGGTGTTCTTATGCGACGTCGATTTCTCAGCTCAGTGAAGCTTTGGAACGTATGGGTAAATTTGTGGAGAAATTAACTTGA
- a CDS encoding aspartyl-phosphate phosphatase Spo0E family protein, with translation MYCDYELSPYRGDFVAEGQEHGKWSIKSAKSTPQDISLEEEIHMLRRKMEQLFLQEQSFTSEIVIEISSLLDLKINEYMKAHPKKKL, from the coding sequence GTGTATTGTGATTACGAATTGTCGCCATACCGTGGTGATTTTGTAGCCGAAGGCCAAGAGCATGGTAAATGGTCAATTAAATCAGCTAAATCCACTCCGCAGGATATTTCCTTGGAAGAAGAGATTCATATGCTCCGTCGTAAAATGGAACAGCTTTTTTTGCAAGAGCAGTCTTTTACATCGGAGATCGTAATTGAGATCAGCAGCTTGCTGGACTTAAAGATCAACGAATATATGAAGGCACACCCGAAGAAAAAATTATAA
- a CDS encoding cob(I)yrinic acid a,c-diamide adenosyltransferase, producing the protein MKVYTKTGDKGETSIIGGRVPKDDPRIEAYGTIDELNSFTGQAVFLAQEAGFEELREQLLQIQHELFDCGSDLAYAKHSEDKYKVSGPLVERLEEWMDQFELENPPLERFILPGGSALSSALHVCRTVCRRAERLTVTLARTTEINPEVRMYLNRLSDYFFVTARTANVRAGMPDVEYVRSGKVFR; encoded by the coding sequence ATGAAAGTATATACAAAAACCGGAGATAAAGGTGAAACGTCAATTATCGGCGGCCGAGTGCCTAAAGATGATCCACGCATTGAAGCCTATGGAACAATAGATGAACTGAACAGCTTTACGGGGCAGGCTGTCTTTTTGGCACAAGAGGCTGGTTTTGAGGAGCTTCGCGAACAACTGCTGCAGATACAGCACGAACTGTTTGACTGCGGATCGGATCTCGCGTATGCGAAGCATAGTGAGGACAAATACAAAGTGAGCGGACCGCTGGTGGAGAGACTGGAAGAGTGGATGGACCAATTTGAACTGGAGAATCCGCCGTTGGAGCGGTTTATTCTGCCAGGTGGCTCTGCTTTGTCTTCAGCACTTCATGTGTGCCGGACGGTATGTCGCCGTGCTGAGCGGCTCACTGTGACGCTTGCTCGAACGACTGAAATTAATCCTGAGGTACGTATGTATCTGAACCGCCTATCTGACTACTTCTTTGTGACAGCACGTACGGCTAATGTTCGAGCAGGTATGCCGGATGTGGAATATGTACGAAGCGGAAAGGTGTTCCGATAA